The following coding sequences are from one Sedimenticola thiotaurini window:
- the trbL gene encoding P-type conjugative transfer protein TrbL translates to MKKETRMKKGLLLPLIALALLAYGDAAFAAINEDNLLDSIVNQYRTSASNWSAVITNAALWLFWSLALIEIVWTGITLAIRQADFVEVISEIVMRVIFIGFFLTLLTFGPAWAADIVDSLGQLASQASVAGGGLGTVSPGAVFDAGLDLADQMTSSISFWDDAVDSLGLLIAALIVIIVFALITAFLLMTMVEVWIVLFAGIILLGFGGSRFTKDFALKYLIYALSVGIKLFVMFLIIGIGQSFINQWVTNWENEDSQVLLAIGAAIVLLALVREIPNIMQGLMSGMSFATGDSLVRSGAQVLRGGAVAGAAVAGAGMGLAGGASAIRAATNLAHAQGASGFGQTAVAAARNLGSSFKSEAGEHARRGQFAGPKKGMGFRMAEAMKVAEKELNSNSIEKG, encoded by the coding sequence ATGAAAAAGGAAACACGGATGAAAAAAGGATTACTGTTACCGCTGATCGCCCTGGCCCTACTGGCCTATGGTGACGCTGCCTTTGCGGCAATTAACGAAGATAACCTGCTTGATAGCATCGTCAATCAGTACCGAACCTCCGCTAGTAACTGGTCTGCTGTGATCACCAATGCCGCCCTTTGGCTGTTCTGGTCACTGGCGTTGATTGAAATCGTCTGGACCGGCATCACCCTGGCGATCAGGCAGGCCGATTTCGTAGAAGTCATATCGGAAATCGTCATGCGCGTGATATTCATCGGTTTCTTTTTAACCTTGCTGACCTTCGGTCCAGCATGGGCCGCTGATATTGTCGATTCTCTCGGACAGCTTGCCAGTCAAGCCAGTGTTGCCGGTGGGGGACTCGGAACCGTGTCACCTGGCGCAGTGTTCGATGCGGGCCTGGACTTGGCCGATCAAATGACGTCCTCAATCTCATTCTGGGACGACGCGGTAGATTCCCTCGGCCTCCTGATCGCAGCGCTAATCGTCATTATTGTCTTCGCGCTGATCACCGCCTTTCTATTGATGACAATGGTCGAGGTCTGGATTGTCCTCTTTGCCGGCATCATCCTGTTGGGTTTTGGCGGCTCCCGCTTCACCAAAGACTTTGCGCTGAAATACCTGATCTACGCCCTTTCGGTGGGCATAAAGCTGTTCGTGATGTTCCTGATCATCGGCATTGGCCAGAGCTTCATAAATCAATGGGTCACCAACTGGGAGAACGAGGATAGTCAGGTCCTTCTGGCTATCGGTGCAGCCATTGTCCTGCTCGCCCTGGTTCGCGAGATCCCCAACATCATGCAAGGCCTCATGTCCGGTATGAGCTTCGCCACGGGTGATTCCCTAGTTCGTAGCGGTGCCCAGGTGTTAAGGGGTGGCGCTGTCGCTGGTGCCGCCGTCGCAGGCGCTGGCATGGGCTTGGCCGGTGGTGCATCTGCCATTAGGGCCGCAACTAATCTCGCACATGCCCAGGGCGCATCTGGATTTGGCCAGACCGCCGTCGCGGCAGCCCGCAACCTCGGCAGCAGCTTTAAGAGCGAAGCCGGGGAACACGCCAGGCGCGGACAGTTTGCTGGCCCCAAAAAGGGCATGGGCTTCCGCATGGCCGAGGCCATGAAGGTAGCCGAGAAGGAATTGAACAGTAACAGCATCGAAAAAGGATAA
- a CDS encoding VirB8/TrbF family protein has product MSETANPYLEARREWNERYGSYIAQAATWRMVAVVALLLAIVSVGGLIYVAGKSQFIPYLVEVDGQGRAAAVGPLTEANEQNPMVTKAMLAGFIRNWREVTADIEIQKRRIFAAYAHISQADPSFTTANEYFKANDPFERAKTETVVVEVESPLSLGKGVWQLEWVERRRDRKGKTLGKPTRYQAVLHTAHAKASRDIKRIQVNPVGLYITEFNWTEMLATAGDAQ; this is encoded by the coding sequence ATGTCAGAAACAGCAAACCCCTACCTGGAAGCCCGGCGCGAATGGAACGAGCGCTATGGCTCCTACATCGCTCAAGCGGCCACCTGGCGCATGGTCGCCGTTGTGGCCCTCTTGCTTGCCATCGTCAGCGTCGGCGGGTTGATCTATGTCGCCGGAAAGTCTCAATTCATCCCCTACCTGGTCGAGGTAGACGGGCAGGGTAGGGCCGCAGCAGTGGGTCCGCTCACCGAGGCCAACGAACAGAATCCGATGGTAACAAAGGCCATGCTCGCGGGTTTCATCAGAAATTGGCGCGAGGTTACGGCGGATATCGAGATCCAGAAGCGCCGGATCTTCGCCGCCTACGCCCACATATCACAGGCAGACCCATCTTTCACAACGGCCAACGAGTATTTCAAGGCTAACGACCCCTTTGAAAGAGCCAAGACCGAAACCGTGGTGGTAGAGGTCGAAAGCCCGCTATCTCTGGGTAAAGGGGTCTGGCAACTGGAATGGGTGGAACGTCGCCGCGACAGGAAGGGAAAGACACTGGGTAAACCGACACGCTATCAGGCAGTGTTGCACACGGCACATGCCAAGGCGAGCCGGGACATCAAGCGGATACAGGTCAACCCGGTAGGGCTCTACATCACTGAATTTAACTGGACGGAAATGCTGGCTACAGCAGGGGACGCACAATGA
- the trbG gene encoding P-type conjugative transfer protein TrbG: MIRTILIAIGLVMATQTASAAKISPRDRTGVELSKAWMTEDIKPRRSADGSVVFQYGATLPTVVCAPLRVCDIALQPGEKVISSPKLGDTVRWKLAPAKSGPEGAEIIHAVVKPTEPGLDTTLMIPTDRRMYHLRLVSTKTDWMPFISFEYPEDHEKAWAEIQVAQAEQQRRESMRKLEVGASRMPVEDLNFEYEIDGESHWRPVRVFDDGSHTYIDLPHKAKHRDAPILLVNDAEQDRLVNYRMHGSRFIVDTLFDQAKLISGVGDNQQKVVIRRAGQ, from the coding sequence ATGATACGCACTATCTTAATTGCCATCGGCCTGGTGATGGCCACACAGACCGCCAGCGCCGCCAAAATATCTCCCCGTGACCGCACGGGCGTCGAACTGTCAAAAGCATGGATGACCGAGGATATAAAGCCGCGCAGATCCGCCGATGGCAGTGTGGTATTCCAATATGGTGCCACTTTGCCGACCGTGGTCTGTGCCCCCCTCCGGGTGTGTGATATCGCCTTGCAGCCCGGGGAAAAAGTGATCAGCAGCCCTAAACTGGGCGATACCGTCCGCTGGAAACTCGCCCCCGCCAAGAGCGGCCCGGAAGGAGCGGAAATCATACATGCCGTAGTCAAGCCGACCGAACCGGGGTTGGATACCACGTTAATGATCCCAACGGATCGGCGCATGTACCACCTTCGCCTGGTCTCCACGAAAACCGACTGGATGCCCTTCATATCCTTCGAGTATCCGGAGGATCACGAAAAGGCATGGGCAGAAATCCAGGTCGCCCAGGCCGAACAGCAGCGCCGCGAATCGATGCGCAAGCTGGAAGTGGGTGCATCCCGTATGCCGGTCGAGGATCTGAACTTTGAATACGAGATAGACGGGGAAAGCCACTGGCGGCCTGTTCGCGTGTTCGATGATGGCAGCCACACCTATATTGACCTGCCACACAAAGCAAAGCATCGAGACGCACCGATTCTGTTGGTTAATGACGCTGAACAAGACCGCCTGGTCAACTACCGGATGCACGGCAGCCGGTTCATCGTCGATACCCTGTTTGATCAAGCCAAGCTGATTTCCGGTGTTGGCGACAATCAACAAAAAGTGGTCATCCGGAGGGCAGGGCAATGA